A stretch of the Paenibacillus dendritiformis genome encodes the following:
- a CDS encoding YkoP family protein, which produces MWFKAFALSIWSVIDPMYYACTRLKCIEHEGGSTFRVRITSFRGRHVLLSDGTMIKKGDVLLKIHLHNVMLLKNMMSIKSEIKKGKILYRLIEKSLPDLAEYVRNHPKRHDIKGIIGITMLNRGGSGLGFETIQISNVLYKWIKYATMMPIYFVSANNPLRNLKKQTPAYLFMSKDVLLNRYGDQTMPNLPNGHKIR; this is translated from the coding sequence ATGTGGTTCAAAGCTTTTGCACTTTCCATCTGGAGTGTCATTGATCCGATGTACTATGCCTGTACCAGATTGAAATGCATCGAACATGAAGGCGGCAGCACGTTCCGCGTCAGGATTACTTCGTTCCGGGGGAGGCACGTGCTCTTATCCGATGGAACCATGATTAAAAAAGGCGACGTTTTGTTAAAAATTCATTTGCATAATGTCATGCTTTTGAAAAACATGATGTCCATAAAAAGTGAAATCAAAAAGGGAAAAATACTCTATCGCCTCATTGAAAAATCGTTGCCTGATCTTGCCGAATATGTGCGCAATCATCCGAAGCGCCATGATATTAAAGGAATTATCGGGATAACGATGTTAAACCGGGGAGGAAGCGGGTTAGGCTTCGAAACGATACAGATAAGCAACGTGCTGTATAAATGGATCAAGTATGCCACGATGATGCCGATCTATTTCGTCTCGGCAAACAATCCGTTAAGGAACTTAAAAAAACAAACCCCCGCCTATTTATTCATGTCCAAAGATGTATTACTGAACAGATACGGGGATCAAACCATGCCGAACTTGCCTAATGGCCATAAAATACGCTGA
- a CDS encoding DUF5316 domain-containing protein: MKTALGVGLVVLSVIAAMSVVAWDISMAMKLSGYAGLGSLALAALFSGAVIDPDSRRADMATEGRESRDRRFKLSTFFLLVASPNLLACLILYFGSK, translated from the coding sequence ATGAAAACAGCACTCGGGGTTGGACTTGTTGTACTAAGCGTTATTGCCGCGATGTCCGTCGTCGCTTGGGATATTTCCATGGCGATGAAGTTATCCGGCTATGCGGGATTGGGCTCCTTAGCCTTAGCCGCTCTTTTTTCTGGCGCTGTGATTGATCCCGATTCCAGGCGTGCGGATATGGCGACCGAAGGCAGGGAATCGAGAGACCGAAGGTTCAAATTATCCACTTTTTTCCTGCTGGTCGCTTCACCGAATCTGCTTGCGTGCCTCATCCTCTACTTCGGTTCGAAATGA
- a CDS encoding thioesterase II family protein, producing the protein MSEIDLFCIPYAGGSAHAIYSKWAEKLKPGIKVRPLELAGHGRRMAEPFHASVEEAVQDFLVEMRPWILQRPYAVYGHSMGTGLAYELAAAARASGLPQPVALFLSGRIPPHLKYDTEPMHKLSDAEFLEKIRKIGGTPAQFFESKELLQHFMPILRQDYRMIEQYRVNGKPRPVDGDIVFFLSDEDELVNLPDILEWAQYTKRSFEYHRFQGGHFFIHEAWDQICTLINRKLLGDGSVNLSQGDAQVRRT; encoded by the coding sequence ATGAGCGAGATCGATTTGTTCTGTATACCTTATGCCGGCGGTTCAGCGCATGCCATCTATAGCAAATGGGCGGAAAAACTCAAACCGGGAATCAAGGTGCGTCCTTTGGAATTGGCAGGGCATGGCCGAAGAATGGCAGAGCCCTTTCATGCGAGTGTGGAGGAAGCTGTCCAAGACTTTTTGGTCGAGATGCGTCCTTGGATTTTACAGCGTCCGTATGCCGTATATGGCCACAGCATGGGAACGGGCTTAGCTTATGAGCTCGCCGCGGCTGCCCGGGCTTCCGGACTGCCGCAGCCGGTGGCGCTATTTTTATCCGGCCGCATACCGCCCCATCTGAAGTATGACACAGAGCCCATGCACAAGCTGTCTGATGCGGAATTTTTGGAGAAAATCCGGAAGATAGGCGGTACGCCGGCGCAGTTTTTCGAATCCAAGGAGCTGCTGCAGCACTTCATGCCGATTCTAAGGCAGGATTACCGTATGATCGAGCAATATCGGGTGAACGGAAAGCCGAGGCCGGTGGATGGCGATATTGTCTTTTTTCTGAGCGATGAAGATGAACTTGTTAATTTGCCCGATATTTTGGAATGGGCGCAATACACCAAGCGATCATTTGAATATCACCGATTTCAAGGCGGGCATTTCTTCATCCATGAAGCCTGGGATCAAATCTGCACGCTCATTAACCGCAAGCTGCTGGGAGACGGCAGCGTGAACCTTTCGCAAGGCGATGCGCAGGTACGAAGGACTTGA
- a CDS encoding DUF4870 domain-containing protein has translation MNGNKLVSALSYWSVLFAPILFPILVWIVGDSESKSHAKRALWTHILPTVTAIAGFAALGVISLSVREVEVTLGIGSVITVALCGLISVYFFIWNIVKGIQVIKS, from the coding sequence ATGAACGGAAACAAACTAGTCTCGGCTCTTTCTTACTGGAGCGTTCTTTTTGCCCCGATTTTATTTCCGATACTTGTCTGGATTGTCGGAGACTCCGAGAGCAAGAGTCATGCCAAACGAGCGCTGTGGACGCATATTCTTCCTACGGTTACAGCCATTGCAGGCTTTGCGGCGTTAGGAGTCATCAGCCTGAGCGTGCGGGAGGTCGAGGTGACCTTGGGGATTGGATCGGTTATTACCGTCGCTCTTTGCGGTCTCATTAGCGTATACTTTTTTATTTGGAATATTGTCAAAGGGATTCAAGTGATCAAATCATAA
- a CDS encoding YheC/YheD family protein yields MPVQHVFSKWKKTRILQNSSLKRYIPKTAIYNSISLRDMLNRYNMVYVKPDKGTHGKGVMRAKKRSNASFELREGVSTKVFRSMDDLQSGIKSRIGKRKYLVQRGIRMMSHRGRKFDLRVLVQKNLNNKWEAMSIFGRKAAANKIVTNVSNGGSMESLSALLRPHMNPSSIGKLRRELNQMGLSAGKKLSKKYKGLKQLGLDIALDKNLRPWILEVNTSPAIYVYRTINPSAYRRILRYAKAYGRFK; encoded by the coding sequence TTGCCTGTTCAACATGTATTTAGCAAATGGAAAAAGACGCGCATTTTGCAAAACTCATCGCTGAAGCGTTACATCCCCAAGACGGCCATATACAATTCCATCAGTCTGAGGGATATGCTGAACCGCTACAACATGGTGTATGTGAAGCCGGATAAAGGCACTCACGGGAAAGGAGTCATGCGCGCCAAAAAACGCTCCAATGCATCGTTTGAGCTGAGAGAAGGAGTTTCCACCAAAGTGTTCCGTTCAATGGACGATTTGCAGTCCGGGATCAAGTCCAGAATCGGGAAGCGAAAGTATTTGGTGCAGCGGGGGATTCGTATGATGAGCCACCGCGGCAGAAAATTCGATCTCCGGGTCTTGGTTCAAAAAAATTTAAACAATAAATGGGAGGCCATGTCCATCTTCGGCCGCAAGGCAGCCGCCAATAAGATTGTCACGAATGTCAGCAATGGCGGTTCCATGGAATCGCTGTCTGCCCTATTGCGTCCACATATGAATCCGTCCTCCATTGGCAAGCTCCGCCGTGAATTGAACCAAATGGGCTTATCGGCAGGAAAAAAATTAAGTAAAAAATACAAAGGTCTAAAACAGCTAGGGCTCGATATCGCGCTCGATAAAAATCTGCGGCCATGGATCCTGGAAGTGAACACAAGTCCGGCCATATATGTCTACCGAACCATCAATCCTTCCGCCTATCGCCGAATTCTGCGTTATGCCAAAGCATACGGGCGATTCAAGTAA
- a CDS encoding 3-hydroxyacyl-CoA dehydrogenase family protein: MSVIAVVGAGVMGVDVASTLSSHGYKVIVKDIDPAALQQIPQKIERNIRNYRMISPALREWDAEDILSRITVTNTYDHFAHVSWVIENITEDWEAKSRLYRELGEVCSEDTFYGVNTSCISPTKLASLLDKPDKVIGMHFMNPVPLKEIVETVRGYHTSQETIAAAEALLKSIGKQPILVEDSPGFVSNRLSHLFMNEAAFLVQEGVAEPRQIDLMFKKGYAHKMGPLETADLIGLDTVVRSLDVLYKEYGDSKFRCCTLLRKMVDAGLLGRKSGRGFYHY; this comes from the coding sequence ATGAGTGTGATTGCCGTAGTGGGGGCCGGAGTGATGGGTGTGGATGTTGCGTCCACTCTCTCCTCTCATGGCTATAAGGTGATTGTCAAAGATATTGATCCGGCAGCTTTGCAGCAAATACCGCAAAAAATCGAGCGCAATATTCGAAATTATCGTATGATTTCTCCTGCCTTGCGCGAATGGGACGCCGAAGACATCCTCAGCCGGATTACGGTAACGAATACATATGATCATTTTGCACATGTATCCTGGGTGATTGAAAACATTACCGAGGATTGGGAGGCCAAAAGCCGGCTGTACCGGGAATTGGGCGAGGTATGCAGCGAAGATACGTTTTACGGCGTGAATACAAGCTGCATTTCGCCCACCAAGCTTGCGTCCCTGTTGGACAAGCCGGACAAGGTGATCGGGATGCACTTCATGAATCCCGTCCCGCTCAAGGAAATCGTGGAGACCGTGCGAGGCTACCACACTTCGCAGGAGACGATTGCAGCGGCGGAAGCGCTCCTCAAGAGCATCGGGAAGCAGCCAATTCTGGTGGAGGATTCTCCCGGCTTCGTCTCCAACCGGTTGTCTCATTTATTCATGAATGAAGCGGCATTCCTGGTCCAGGAGGGAGTGGCGGAGCCGAGACAGATCGATCTGATGTTCAAAAAAGGCTACGCCCATAAAATGGGGCCGCTGGAGACGGCGGATCTGATTGGGCTTGATACCGTCGTCCGTTCGCTGGATGTCTTGTATAAGGAATACGGCGACTCGAAATTCAGATGCTGCACGTTGTTGAGGAAGATGGTCGATGCCGGCCTGCTTGGGCGCAAAAGCGGCCGGGGATTTTATCATTACTAG
- a CDS encoding DNA-3-methyladenine glycosylase I: protein MIKRCAWVKENEPLYREYHDKEWGIPVYDDRILFEMLCLEGAQAGLSWWTILQKRENYRKAFDDFDAEKIVHYTDEKLQSLLNNKGIVRNKLKIQSVVTNAKAFLTIQKEHGSFSGYIWSFLENSPIVNRWESVKEVPVSNEISDRMSRSLKKDGFSFIGSTICYSYMQAVGMVNDHTLDCFCHPSRHSRNQLLG from the coding sequence ATGATTAAGCGATGCGCATGGGTAAAGGAAAATGAACCGTTATACAGAGAGTATCATGATAAAGAATGGGGAATTCCCGTATACGACGATCGAATATTATTTGAAATGCTGTGCCTCGAAGGAGCGCAGGCGGGACTCAGTTGGTGGACGATTTTGCAAAAAAGAGAAAATTACCGCAAAGCTTTTGATGATTTCGACGCAGAGAAAATCGTTCATTATACCGATGAAAAATTGCAATCGTTACTGAATAATAAAGGAATTGTCCGCAACAAGCTGAAAATTCAAAGCGTCGTCACGAACGCCAAGGCTTTTTTAACCATTCAAAAGGAGCATGGTTCATTTTCCGGTTATATATGGAGTTTTCTCGAGAACAGCCCGATCGTGAACCGCTGGGAAAGCGTAAAGGAAGTTCCGGTGTCCAATGAAATCAGCGACCGAATGTCTAGAAGCTTGAAGAAAGACGGATTTTCATTTATTGGCAGCACGATATGTTATTCTTATATGCAGGCGGTAGGCATGGTGAATGACCATACGTTGGACTGCTTCTGTCATCCTTCGCGTCATAGCCGAAACCAGTTATTGGGCTAG
- a CDS encoding ABC-F family ATP-binding cassette domain-containing protein: protein MSILNVERLSHGFGDRAIFKDVSFRLLKGEHIGLIGANGEGKSTFMNIITGKLQPDEGKVEWSKRVRVGYLDQHAVLSKGSTIRDVLRGAFQYLFDLEQEMNDMYGKMGDVTPEELEKLLEEVGTIQDTLTNQDFYMIDAKVEETARGLGLNDIGLDKDVNDLSGGQRTKVLLAKLLLEKPDILLLDEPTNYLDEQHIEWLKRYLQAYENAFILISHDIPFLNSVINLIYHMENQELTRYVGDYDKFQQVYEMKKQQLEAAYKRQQQEIADLKDFVARNKASVATRNMAMSRQKKLDKMEIIELAKEKPKPQFNFKDSRASSKLVFETTDLVIGYDEPLSRPLNLRMERGQKIALVGANGIGKTTLLRSILGEIPAISGSVERGDNLDIGYFEQEVKDANYNTCIEEIWSEFPSFTQFEVRAALAKCGLTTKHIESKIAVLSGGEKAKVRLCKLVNIETNLLVLDEPTNHLDVDAKEELKRALKAYKGSILLISHEPEFYRDVVTETWNCESWTTKVF from the coding sequence ATGAGCATATTAAACGTAGAACGACTAAGCCACGGCTTTGGAGACCGTGCAATCTTCAAGGATGTATCCTTCCGCCTGCTCAAAGGCGAGCACATTGGCCTTATCGGCGCCAACGGAGAAGGCAAGTCCACATTTATGAATATCATCACCGGCAAGCTTCAACCAGATGAAGGCAAGGTTGAATGGTCCAAGCGCGTACGTGTCGGCTACCTCGATCAGCATGCCGTACTTAGCAAGGGCTCAACGATTCGTGATGTGTTAAGGGGAGCCTTCCAATATTTATTTGACCTGGAACAAGAAATGAACGACATGTACGGCAAGATGGGGGACGTAACGCCAGAAGAGCTGGAGAAGCTCCTCGAGGAAGTCGGTACGATTCAAGATACGTTAACCAATCAAGATTTCTATATGATTGATGCCAAGGTCGAAGAGACGGCACGCGGCCTCGGGCTGAATGATATCGGTCTTGATAAGGACGTCAACGATCTGAGCGGCGGTCAACGCACGAAGGTGCTGCTGGCGAAGCTCTTGCTCGAGAAGCCGGACATCCTGTTATTGGACGAGCCGACGAACTATCTGGATGAACAGCATATCGAATGGTTGAAGCGATATCTGCAAGCCTATGAGAATGCATTTATTCTTATCTCGCATGATATTCCGTTCTTGAATAGCGTCATTAACCTGATCTACCATATGGAAAACCAGGAGCTGACGCGCTATGTCGGCGACTATGATAAGTTCCAGCAAGTCTATGAAATGAAGAAGCAGCAGTTGGAAGCTGCTTATAAGCGTCAGCAGCAGGAGATTGCCGACCTCAAGGACTTCGTCGCACGCAACAAGGCCAGTGTCGCTACGCGCAACATGGCGATGTCGAGACAGAAGAAGCTGGATAAGATGGAGATTATCGAGCTGGCGAAGGAAAAGCCGAAGCCGCAGTTCAACTTCAAAGATTCCCGTGCTTCCAGCAAGCTGGTGTTCGAGACAACAGATCTGGTCATCGGTTATGATGAGCCGTTGTCCCGTCCGTTGAACCTCCGAATGGAACGCGGTCAGAAGATCGCATTGGTTGGTGCGAACGGTATTGGTAAAACGACGCTGCTGCGCAGTATTCTCGGCGAGATTCCAGCGATATCCGGCTCTGTGGAACGGGGAGATAATCTCGATATCGGCTATTTCGAACAGGAAGTCAAAGATGCGAACTATAATACGTGCATCGAAGAGATCTGGAGCGAGTTCCCTTCCTTCACCCAATTCGAGGTGCGTGCGGCATTGGCGAAGTGCGGGCTGACGACGAAGCATATCGAGAGCAAGATCGCCGTGCTCAGCGGCGGCGAGAAGGCGAAGGTTCGCCTCTGCAAGCTCGTCAATATCGAGACCAACCTGCTCGTGCTCGATGAGCCGACGAACCATCTGGATGTCGATGCGAAGGAAGAACTGAAACGTGCACTCAAGGCATACAAGGGCAGCATCCTGCTCATTTCCCACGAACCTGAATTTTATCGTGATGTCGTGACGGAGACATGGAATTGTGAATCCTGGACGACGAAAGTATTTTAA
- a CDS encoding SGNH/GDSL hydrolase family protein, whose protein sequence is MADQPIDGTKKKGSDLDPHMRLEPKRFTGLQWLSPTDKPFRLSGFPWFKQERFFRRLPLQSQHTIPPIVYMLANHTAGGQLAFQTNSRQLAIRVHLANKADLYHMPATGQCGFDLYLGKPGEQVYFRTSQYDHAQLHYEAMLYDFPAAGMRHVTLNFPLYQGVNGLAIGVEPGAVIAAPLPYRKDKKVIVYGTSITQGACASRPGMAYTNILSRRIPLEFINLGFSGSGCGEPEMAHIIAGIDNPAMLVLDYEANAINPDLLKQTLPEFIRIYRAAFPQVPLLVISKMEFASESFMPEIRALRQEMGRIQREVVEKFRKQGDSQLHFYDGSTLLGTDETRFECTVDGIHPTDLGFMRMADKLTPIFKHLLRHELA, encoded by the coding sequence ATGGCCGACCAACCAATCGACGGGACGAAGAAAAAAGGTTCTGATCTCGATCCCCATATGCGTTTGGAACCAAAAAGATTCACGGGGTTGCAATGGTTATCCCCAACCGACAAACCGTTCCGGTTAAGCGGTTTCCCCTGGTTTAAGCAGGAGCGGTTTTTCCGCAGACTTCCCCTTCAGTCACAGCATACGATCCCCCCCATTGTCTATATGCTCGCTAACCATACAGCAGGCGGGCAGCTTGCGTTCCAGACCAACTCCCGTCAGTTGGCGATTCGCGTGCACTTGGCCAATAAGGCGGATTTGTATCATATGCCTGCCACCGGGCAATGCGGATTTGATCTTTATCTAGGGAAGCCCGGGGAGCAAGTTTATTTCAGAACAAGCCAATATGATCATGCCCAGCTCCATTACGAAGCGATGCTGTACGATTTCCCCGCTGCCGGGATGCGCCATGTGACACTGAACTTTCCGCTCTACCAGGGAGTGAATGGGCTGGCCATTGGCGTAGAGCCGGGTGCGGTAATCGCCGCGCCGCTCCCCTACCGCAAGGACAAAAAAGTGATCGTCTATGGCACATCGATTACGCAGGGCGCCTGCGCCTCCCGGCCGGGAATGGCCTACACGAATATATTAAGCCGCCGCATACCTCTGGAATTTATTAATCTCGGATTTTCCGGGAGCGGCTGCGGAGAGCCGGAGATGGCGCATATCATCGCCGGGATCGACAATCCGGCGATGCTGGTGCTTGATTATGAAGCCAATGCCATCAATCCGGACCTGCTCAAGCAGACATTGCCGGAGTTTATTCGTATTTACCGGGCGGCTTTTCCCCAAGTTCCGCTCCTCGTTATTTCGAAAATGGAATTCGCCAGCGAGTCTTTCATGCCGGAAATAAGGGCACTGCGTCAGGAAATGGGCCGGATTCAACGGGAAGTTGTCGAGAAGTTCCGCAAGCAAGGCGATTCGCAACTTCATTTTTATGACGGCAGCACACTTCTTGGCACCGATGAGACCCGGTTTGAATGTACGGTCGACGGCATCCACCCCACCGATCTTGGCTTTATGCGCATGGCCGACAAGCTGACGCCGATCTTCAAGCATCTGCTGCGGCACGAGCTTGCCTGA
- a CDS encoding polyprenyl synthetase family protein has product MKYDMTDQAERGYRAAEQKAAHYFASLAAQVKDKIYAPALTADFECWKQDHLHPPSWLSLWSRRKRKPEASDDEKYIHWLNDAGKLDAYLERSVSYMYMRDLGKALDSSDTQIRIQRCMAGLKKHLLHSTAANGGQQPEAMSLAGVYRWAQKEGIEDAAIWVIGKLRSVSAHIPEGMDAEQAQRKLIKIIAGVVLHVLEDMEDDILPAERARRLDEAIRLGYSYGLTYPFIDDLLDSHVLREREKEQYSRMIRSALLTGTVPEWEEWAGRDKEMLRFIHSELRDAFEYIKEHQLPETERIFFEQSYVFFHSQDLDRAKELSNPDYTNEELYVPIILKSSSSRLVVRPLIRAPEDEGFHHRTFCYGIYNQLADDFADMFDDMRDGAVTPYTYYLKYHGQRKDLINPFELYWAVISHLIHNVYRSDAKSREVILARAINGLKRCKQRVGNEKYHEIMDLFTAGIPEFNRLIQHMVRKADGVDFLDKLLRDQMVTALKNERKEKERFFATIKTVRRQINEVLPISKHHGNPAVQDTLIDAANYSLEGDGKRLRPILAWVMGVQEYGLKASALVPLLRSLEYMHTASLIFDDLPSQDNAATRRGRPTLHQAYNSATAELTGLFLIQKAIEEQASLDGFDPNTVLALMRYSSQKAADICTGQAMDLQSKGQALTLEQMNAICFYKTGIAFEASIIMPAILARVNEAEMSALKKFAYHAGIAFQIKDDLLDYEGDQQLLGKPVGKDAENNTSTFVTILGHEGARKEMWEHYCLASEALRAIPRHIAFLKHLLNYLVHRDR; this is encoded by the coding sequence ATGAAATACGACATGACCGATCAAGCCGAGAGAGGGTATCGGGCAGCCGAGCAGAAGGCCGCTCACTATTTTGCCTCCCTCGCTGCGCAGGTCAAGGACAAGATTTATGCGCCTGCTCTGACCGCAGATTTTGAATGCTGGAAACAGGACCATCTTCATCCTCCTTCATGGCTCTCCCTTTGGTCGCGGAGGAAGAGAAAACCGGAAGCTTCGGATGATGAGAAATATATACATTGGCTGAACGATGCCGGAAAATTAGACGCTTACTTGGAGCGAAGCGTGTCTTATATGTATATGAGGGATCTTGGCAAAGCGTTGGATTCTTCGGACACCCAGATTCGAATTCAGCGCTGCATGGCCGGCCTCAAAAAGCACTTGCTTCATTCCACGGCCGCCAACGGAGGACAACAGCCCGAAGCGATGAGCCTGGCCGGGGTATATCGTTGGGCTCAGAAGGAAGGGATCGAAGACGCCGCGATATGGGTGATCGGCAAGCTGAGAAGCGTATCCGCCCATATACCGGAAGGAATGGATGCGGAGCAGGCCCAGCGCAAGCTAATTAAAATCATTGCCGGAGTTGTTCTCCATGTCCTCGAAGATATGGAGGACGATATATTGCCGGCGGAACGCGCCCGAAGACTTGATGAAGCCATCAGGCTAGGTTATTCCTACGGACTGACCTATCCCTTTATTGACGACCTGCTCGATTCTCATGTGCTGCGCGAGCGCGAGAAGGAGCAATATTCCCGCATGATACGTTCCGCGCTGCTCACGGGAACGGTGCCGGAATGGGAAGAATGGGCCGGCAGGGACAAAGAGATGCTCCGGTTCATCCATTCGGAGCTCCGGGATGCTTTTGAGTATATTAAAGAACATCAGCTGCCGGAGACGGAGAGAATATTTTTCGAGCAGTCTTACGTGTTTTTTCATTCCCAGGATCTGGACCGCGCAAAGGAACTGTCGAATCCGGATTACACCAATGAAGAGCTGTACGTGCCAATCATCCTGAAATCTTCTTCTTCCCGGCTGGTCGTCCGCCCGCTCATTCGCGCCCCCGAGGATGAAGGCTTTCATCACCGCACATTTTGTTATGGCATCTACAACCAGTTGGCCGATGATTTTGCGGATATGTTTGACGATATGAGAGACGGCGCCGTAACACCCTATACTTATTATTTGAAATACCATGGTCAGCGCAAGGATCTGATCAATCCATTTGAACTGTACTGGGCGGTCATCTCCCATTTGATCCATAACGTGTACCGCTCCGATGCCAAGTCCCGCGAGGTGATCCTGGCTCGCGCGATCAACGGTCTAAAACGGTGCAAACAGCGCGTCGGGAACGAAAAGTATCATGAAATCATGGATCTCTTCACGGCCGGCATCCCGGAATTCAACCGTCTGATCCAACATATGGTGCGCAAAGCGGACGGGGTTGATTTTTTGGATAAACTGCTTCGTGATCAGATGGTAACCGCGTTGAAAAACGAGCGGAAGGAAAAGGAGCGGTTTTTCGCAACGATCAAAACGGTTCGCCGCCAGATCAACGAGGTGTTGCCGATTTCGAAGCATCACGGAAATCCGGCGGTGCAGGACACGCTTATTGATGCCGCCAATTACAGTCTCGAAGGGGACGGCAAGCGGTTGAGACCGATCCTGGCCTGGGTCATGGGCGTACAGGAATATGGCTTGAAGGCTTCAGCGCTTGTGCCGCTGCTGCGATCATTGGAATATATGCATACCGCCTCTTTAATCTTCGATGATCTGCCATCGCAGGATAATGCGGCGACGCGCAGAGGAAGGCCAACCCTGCACCAGGCGTATAACAGCGCCACGGCCGAATTAACCGGCCTGTTCCTGATTCAGAAGGCGATCGAAGAACAAGCTTCCCTGGACGGGTTCGATCCGAACACGGTGCTGGCACTGATGCGATATTCGTCCCAAAAGGCCGCGGATATTTGCACGGGCCAGGCGATGGACTTGCAATCCAAAGGCCAGGCGCTGACGCTGGAGCAAATGAACGCGATATGCTTTTACAAAACCGGGATTGCCTTCGAGGCCTCTATCATCATGCCTGCCATTCTCGCGCGGGTGAACGAGGCGGAAATGTCGGCGTTGAAAAAATTCGCCTATCATGCGGGGATTGCGTTTCAGATTAAGGATGATTTGCTTGATTATGAAGGAGACCAGCAGTTGCTCGGAAAGCCTGTCGGCAAGGATGCGGAAAACAACACTTCGACATTTGTGACCATCCTTGGTCATGAAGGCGCCAGAAAAGAGATGTGGGAGCATTACTGCCTGGCCAGCGAAGCATTGAGAGCGATCCCTCGCCATATCGCTTTTTTGAAGCATTTATTGAATTATTTGGTCCATCGGGACCGTTAA
- a CDS encoding 4-hydroxyphenylacetate 3-hydroxylase C-terminal domain-containing protein, translating into MEKNKDGIVIRGAFLLDTQGATADVILVFPAPFSFTVEEESPYSFAYAVPSNLEGISFLCRESFVGGESTYNDPLSSRLETGSSYAGMKKWHAGYWMRVIFTPAPARICKNIAKTEFLLGMIDMLVKTAGLESHGHVFEKVTEVIVALETLKAFQLAAEKGASPDRWGNMLPARKPLLAANVYFQQVYPRMIEIVQLIGASNLIMIQGAMGKYRDRIQDFLS; encoded by the coding sequence ATGGAGAAAAACAAAGACGGAATCGTGATTCGCGGTGCCTTTTTGTTAGACACGCAAGGAGCAACCGCGGACGTAATTCTGGTATTCCCCGCGCCGTTCTCTTTCACTGTGGAAGAGGAAAGCCCCTATTCCTTCGCCTACGCAGTTCCCAGCAACCTGGAAGGCATCAGCTTTCTATGCAGGGAAAGCTTTGTAGGCGGAGAGTCCACTTACAATGATCCGCTGAGTTCGCGGTTAGAAACCGGGTCTTCATATGCGGGGATGAAAAAATGGCATGCCGGTTACTGGATGAGAGTCATTTTCACACCTGCGCCGGCACGCATTTGCAAGAACATTGCCAAAACGGAGTTTTTGCTCGGCATGATCGACATGCTGGTGAAGACCGCCGGATTGGAAAGCCATGGCCATGTTTTCGAGAAGGTAACGGAGGTAATCGTAGCGCTTGAGACGCTCAAGGCATTTCAGCTTGCCGCCGAGAAAGGGGCTTCCCCCGATCGATGGGGCAATATGCTTCCGGCCCGGAAGCCGCTGCTTGCCGCAAATGTATATTTTCAACAAGTGTATCCGCGGATGATTGAGATCGTTCAGCTGATTGGCGCCAGCAATCTGATTATGATTCAAGGCGCCATGGGGAAGTATCGAGACCGGATCCAAGACTTTTTGTCATGA